In one window of Ruminococcus albus AD2013 DNA:
- the dusB gene encoding tRNA dihydrouridine synthase DusB has translation MEYVSIGGVNVEKTAALAPMASVADKSYRLLCREFGAAYLVSEMISSKGLCYNDRKTGELCEIEDEERPYALQLFGEDPYFMGKAAYLLGEHKPDIIDINMGCPVPKIVGNGSGSALMKDIPRAVEIAKETVKNAGCPVTVKFRAGWDDTSKNAVEFAKALEQTGIAAMAVHGRTRQQFYSGEADWEIIRQVKQAVSIPVFGNGDVRDGESCKRMYEETGCDLVMLARGSYGKPWVFREIRHFLETGEKLPEPDIKERMEIMLRHCSYLCKYKGEVRGMKEARKNVAWYVKGLPNSAKLRAECGELSAYEQAEEMAARIIRAESDL, from the coding sequence ATGGAATATGTTAGCATCGGCGGAGTGAACGTCGAAAAAACTGCGGCACTGGCGCCTATGGCGTCGGTGGCAGACAAATCTTACAGGCTGCTTTGCAGAGAATTCGGGGCGGCTTATCTGGTAAGCGAAATGATATCCTCAAAGGGGCTTTGCTACAACGACAGAAAGACAGGCGAGCTTTGCGAGATAGAAGACGAGGAACGTCCCTACGCTTTACAGCTGTTCGGTGAAGACCCCTACTTTATGGGCAAGGCGGCGTATCTTCTGGGAGAGCACAAGCCCGATATCATAGATATCAACATGGGGTGTCCTGTGCCCAAGATAGTGGGTAATGGTTCGGGTTCGGCGCTGATGAAAGATATCCCCCGTGCGGTGGAGATAGCTAAAGAAACGGTAAAAAATGCAGGCTGTCCCGTGACGGTGAAATTCCGTGCGGGGTGGGACGACACCTCAAAAAATGCGGTGGAATTCGCAAAAGCACTGGAACAGACAGGTATTGCGGCTATGGCGGTACACGGTCGTACAAGACAGCAGTTCTATTCGGGAGAAGCTGACTGGGAGATAATACGTCAGGTGAAGCAGGCGGTGAGTATACCTGTATTCGGCAACGGCGATGTCAGGGACGGTGAGAGCTGTAAAAGGATGTACGAAGAGACAGGCTGCGACCTTGTGATGCTGGCGAGGGGAAGCTACGGCAAGCCCTGGGTATTCCGTGAGATACGGCATTTTCTGGAAACAGGAGAAAAACTGCCCGAGCCCGATATAAAAGAGCGCATGGAGATAATGCTCAGGCATTGCAGCTATCTTTGCAAGTACAAGGGCGAAGTCCGCGGCATGAAAGAAGCACGTAAAAACGTAGCATGGTATGTCAAGGGTCTGCCGAATTCGGCTAAGCTGAGGGCGGAATGCGGTGAGCTTTCCGCCTATGAACAGGCTGAGGAAATGGCGGCGCGGATAATACGTGCAGAGAGCGACTTATAA
- a CDS encoding DUF4340 domain-containing protein: MNGKVQGIIICGVIAASLAGMLVFLNATDKDKNKKEESSAAETVSSAAEMEHYFVLEKGEEEIASIKAENENGGFTLDKPSSGKSSWTVEEIISVNQNRAIKENMISECGYLEASKIAEEDAQELSKYGLEEPRASFEVGYTDGTSKKVLIGDVAPEAKYTYIKTEDGSTVYMILSSRISDMLKGAKEFANLSLIEKPVNNEDWPEYGKEVITRSDWDYQVVFENDPNEDSNMLSSQVISEPIFSYLNITGSGAVTHGMWGLTAASCEAVAPTDEQLAEYGISEPRCVVSLKGKGYDYTLKVGGESYSEAAEGETPVLQGYYCTLDGVSGSNAVYVIAAENLPWVTFKIEDVTSNLITSNYLVDLANMSVTIDGKETLFEITTNGGSNDKDENGKAADVTSVKTDGKELDIGLFKDLYQFIMSCPTNEICFDDPEGSPAVIIKQVRKDGGEDVVELYKDTSRRYIVKLNGKTSFRIQSTWVDSLDTNIGNLKNGKNIDNNY, encoded by the coding sequence ATGAACGGCAAGGTACAAGGTATCATTATCTGCGGCGTGATAGCGGCAAGTCTGGCAGGTATGCTGGTCTTCCTGAACGCCACGGACAAGGATAAAAACAAAAAGGAAGAAAGCTCGGCGGCGGAAACAGTATCATCTGCCGCTGAGATGGAACACTACTTCGTACTGGAAAAAGGTGAAGAGGAGATAGCCTCCATAAAAGCCGAAAACGAGAATGGCGGTTTTACGCTGGACAAGCCATCTTCCGGCAAAAGCTCATGGACGGTGGAGGAGATAATCTCGGTGAACCAGAACAGGGCGATAAAGGAAAACATGATATCCGAATGCGGTTATCTTGAGGCTTCAAAGATAGCCGAAGAAGACGCACAGGAGCTTTCAAAGTATGGTCTGGAAGAACCAAGGGCTTCATTTGAGGTCGGCTACACCGATGGTACTTCAAAGAAAGTGCTTATAGGCGATGTTGCTCCCGAAGCAAAGTACACCTACATCAAAACTGAGGACGGCAGCACGGTATATATGATACTGAGCTCGCGTATATCGGATATGCTGAAAGGCGCAAAGGAATTTGCAAACCTTTCACTGATAGAAAAGCCTGTGAACAATGAGGACTGGCCTGAATACGGCAAGGAAGTCATTACCCGCAGTGACTGGGACTATCAGGTGGTATTCGAGAACGACCCCAACGAAGACAGCAATATGCTTTCAAGCCAGGTAATAAGCGAACCGATATTCTCATATCTTAATATCACGGGTTCAGGCGCTGTTACTCACGGTATGTGGGGACTTACGGCGGCAAGCTGTGAGGCTGTTGCTCCAACCGATGAACAGCTGGCTGAGTATGGTATTTCCGAACCCAGATGTGTGGTAAGCCTTAAAGGCAAAGGCTACGACTACACACTGAAAGTCGGCGGTGAAAGCTACAGCGAAGCCGCAGAGGGCGAAACCCCTGTACTTCAGGGCTACTACTGTACTCTTGACGGTGTATCGGGCAGCAATGCCGTATACGTTATAGCCGCAGAGAATCTGCCATGGGTGACTTTCAAGATTGAGGACGTTACATCAAACCTGATAACATCAAACTATCTTGTTGACCTGGCGAATATGTCGGTGACGATAGACGGCAAGGAAACTCTGTTTGAGATAACTACCAACGGCGGAAGCAATGACAAGGACGAAAACGGCAAGGCGGCTGATGTGACTTCGGTAAAGACTGACGGCAAGGAGCTGGATATAGGTCTGTTCAAGGATCTTTATCAGTTCATAATGTCATGCCCCACCAACGAGATATGTTTTGATGACCCTGAGGGTAGCCCCGCTGTGATCATCAAGCAGGTCCGCAAGGATGGCGGCGAAGATGTTGTCGAGCTTTACAAGGATACTTCAAGACGTTACATCGTCAAGCTCAACGGCAAGACCTCTTTCAGGATACAGAGCACCTGGGTAGACAGCCTGGATACCAATATCGGAAATCTGAAAAACGGCAAAAACATAGACAACAACTATTGA
- a CDS encoding GldG family protein — MENKEEKVTSTNSEKLKKLVDEEKNTKKKNKDNELEGSVAKKIKHGTMATALTCVFLAVLVLLNVVATVLFERYPINIDLTKEKIYSMTEESEEYVKKVDRDVLVTIFADEDTFINYSSYNKQAIELLKNYCKMNHHISYRFMDIDSNPDVIKSYSDTISNFDIIFETSSEVDGETIKRTRKLGMIDLLSFNDDFVSQLSQSGYSIDMLREQAGSDLQLLAYYGTYVESSNAEQAFTSALMTVTDPDPVYVTFLNGRNEVSDIMSKTSPFSYFKTLLVANGYNVNEIDITKDEIPSETDIAVIPAPTVDYLPEEIQKVSDYLNNGNELGKQLIYVASYSQKKTPNLDEFLEEYGLSVGEGVVCETYGDNYINYPYCTLSTDLSSDFNQDVLNKDLVISSMYTRPVNTLYDQQGMITTQQYVKTTDNAYTAKLKYNEQYQLVPSDTLTTGQQCLFAIGSKAKFAEDGSGDTAYSNVLCFGSEYLLQSNILSAQQYGNSEYFFSIIAGITHKSDGVFIKPKTIKGTAFDIDQSKKTALMWTFCVIIPVAVLGAGLFVWLRRKNK; from the coding sequence ATGGAAAACAAGGAAGAAAAAGTCACCTCAACCAATTCGGAGAAGCTGAAAAAGCTCGTGGACGAAGAAAAGAATACCAAAAAGAAAAACAAGGATAATGAGCTTGAGGGCAGTGTGGCTAAAAAAATCAAGCACGGCACAATGGCTACTGCACTGACCTGCGTATTCCTGGCAGTGCTGGTACTTTTGAACGTTGTTGCCACTGTGCTTTTTGAGCGCTATCCCATAAATATCGACCTTACAAAGGAAAAGATATACTCCATGACCGAGGAATCGGAGGAGTACGTAAAGAAAGTTGACAGGGATGTACTTGTAACGATATTTGCTGACGAGGACACCTTCATCAACTATTCATCCTACAACAAGCAGGCTATAGAGCTTCTTAAAAACTACTGCAAGATGAATCATCACATATCCTACAGATTTATGGATATAGATTCAAACCCTGATGTTATAAAAAGCTACAGCGATACGATATCCAATTTCGATATCATATTCGAGACAAGCAGCGAAGTCGATGGTGAGACCATCAAAAGGACAAGAAAGCTGGGTATGATCGACCTGCTGAGCTTTAACGATGATTTCGTTTCACAGCTTTCACAGTCGGGCTACAGCATTGATATGCTGAGGGAACAGGCAGGAAGCGACCTGCAGCTGCTGGCTTACTACGGCACTTATGTCGAGTCTTCAAATGCCGAACAGGCATTCACATCGGCACTTATGACTGTTACCGATCCCGATCCTGTATACGTTACTTTCCTGAATGGAAGAAACGAAGTCAGCGACATAATGTCAAAGACTTCGCCCTTCTCCTATTTCAAGACACTTCTTGTGGCTAACGGATACAATGTCAACGAGATAGACATAACCAAGGACGAGATACCATCCGAAACCGATATAGCAGTTATACCTGCACCGACGGTGGATTATCTGCCCGAGGAGATACAGAAGGTCAGCGATTATCTGAACAACGGAAATGAGCTGGGCAAACAGCTTATCTATGTGGCTTCCTACAGCCAGAAAAAGACACCTAACCTTGACGAATTCTTAGAGGAATACGGATTATCTGTGGGCGAAGGCGTTGTATGCGAGACCTATGGTGACAACTACATCAACTATCCCTACTGCACACTTTCCACCGATCTTTCTTCGGACTTCAATCAGGACGTGCTGAACAAGGATCTGGTGATAAGTTCTATGTACACAAGACCTGTAAATACGCTTTACGATCAGCAGGGCATGATAACTACTCAGCAGTATGTAAAGACTACTGATAATGCCTACACTGCAAAACTGAAGTACAACGAACAGTACCAGCTGGTACCCTCGGATACACTTACCACAGGTCAGCAGTGCTTATTTGCAATAGGCTCAAAGGCAAAATTCGCTGAGGACGGAAGCGGTGACACAGCATACAGCAATGTGCTGTGCTTCGGTTCGGAGTATCTGCTTCAGTCGAATATCCTTTCGGCACAGCAGTATGGCAACAGCGAATACTTCTTCAGCATTATCGCGGGCATAACCCACAAGTCGGACGGAGTATTCATCAAGCCCAAGACCATCAAGGGCACAGCCTTTGATATCGACCAGAGCAAGAAGACCGCACTGATGTGGACATTCTGCGTGATAATACCTGTAGCGGTACTGGGTGCAGGTCTGTTCGTATGGTTAAGGAGAAAGAATAAGTAA
- a CDS encoding ABC transporter permease subunit, with protein MGAIFRREVRSYFTSPIGYIFIAAFFAYAGLMFSTLSLNSGYARLDSMFSSLLTILNVLIPILTMRTISDEKRTRTDQCLLTAPVSLGGIVFGKFLAAFLVYAAAVSITAVMAVVVSIYGEPDWNVIVGNIVALLLLGGAFISIGIFCSSFTENQVVAAVISFIALIAVSFLSTIAGLLPALDEGHWYTKVINGLRTALEKTSFGERYMEFTYGIFNFSNVIFFISAVAAFLFLTVRVLEKRRWS; from the coding sequence ATGGGCGCTATTTTCAGGCGTGAGGTGCGCAGCTATTTCACCTCCCCTATCGGATATATATTTATTGCGGCATTTTTCGCTTATGCGGGACTTATGTTTTCAACTTTAAGTCTTAACAGCGGATATGCCAGACTGGACAGTATGTTTTCTTCACTGCTGACCATACTGAACGTACTGATACCGATACTTACCATGCGTACCATATCGGACGAAAAGAGGACAAGAACAGACCAGTGTCTGCTGACTGCCCCTGTAAGTCTGGGTGGTATAGTTTTCGGCAAGTTCCTTGCAGCTTTTCTGGTATATGCAGCTGCTGTTTCCATAACTGCTGTTATGGCTGTGGTAGTATCAATATACGGCGAACCTGACTGGAACGTTATCGTGGGCAATATAGTTGCTCTGCTGCTGCTTGGCGGTGCGTTCATCTCCATCGGAATATTCTGTTCTTCATTCACCGAGAATCAGGTAGTTGCTGCGGTCATCAGCTTTATAGCACTTATCGCAGTATCTTTCCTTTCCACCATTGCAGGACTTCTGCCCGCACTGGACGAAGGTCACTGGTACACCAAGGTGATAAATGGTCTGAGGACTGCGCTGGAGAAAACTTCTTTCGGCGAGAGGTACATGGAGTTCACTTACGGAATATTCAATTTCTCCAATGTGATATTCTTTATAAGCGCTGTGGCGGCTTTCCTGTTCCTGACAGTGAGAGTGCTTGAAAAGCGCCGCTGGAGCTAG
- a CDS encoding ABC transporter ATP-binding protein, translated as MIEVVNLSKHYGDKKAVNNISFKAEDGEVLGFLGPNGAGKSTTMNILTGYISCTAGKALIDGVDILEDPVKAKKNIGYLPEIPPLYLDMTVKEYLYFIYDLKKCKLPKISHLQDICSLVKIDHVYNRLIKNLSKGYKQRVGLAQALVGNPKVLILDEPTVGLDPKQIIEIRTLIRKLGKNHTVILSSHILSEVQAVCDRIVVINEGRVVANDTEENLSHKLTGDNKFICRIDGKKDTVMRLIQSIDGVDKVYCDAEHKNDICDYRIEAAEGKEIRYELFRKMADNGFTILELKSAEMNLEDIFLKLTMGETIPALEENNDEEAEN; from the coding sequence TTGATAGAGGTAGTTAATTTATCAAAGCATTACGGCGACAAAAAAGCCGTGAACAATATCAGCTTCAAGGCTGAGGACGGTGAGGTACTGGGCTTTCTGGGACCTAACGGTGCGGGAAAATCCACAACGATGAACATTCTCACGGGATACATCTCATGCACCGCAGGCAAGGCGCTGATAGACGGTGTTGACATACTCGAAGACCCTGTAAAGGCTAAGAAGAACATCGGATATCTGCCCGAAATACCGCCACTTTACCTTGATATGACGGTCAAGGAGTATCTGTACTTCATATACGATCTTAAAAAGTGCAAGCTGCCCAAGATATCCCATTTGCAGGATATATGCAGTCTTGTAAAGATAGACCATGTATACAACAGGCTGATAAAGAACCTGTCAAAGGGTTACAAGCAGAGAGTCGGGCTGGCACAGGCACTGGTGGGAAATCCCAAGGTGCTGATACTGGACGAGCCTACTGTTGGTCTTGACCCCAAGCAGATAATCGAGATAAGGACGCTTATACGCAAGCTGGGAAAAAATCACACCGTGATACTTTCATCGCATATACTCTCGGAGGTACAGGCTGTCTGTGACAGGATAGTAGTTATCAACGAGGGCAGAGTTGTTGCAAATGATACTGAAGAGAACCTTTCACACAAGCTGACAGGCGACAACAAGTTCATATGCAGGATAGACGGCAAAAAGGACACAGTTATGCGCCTGATACAGAGTATCGACGGCGTTGACAAAGTATACTGCGATGCAGAACACAAGAACGACATCTGCGATTACCGCATTGAAGCGGCTGAGGGCAAGGAAATACGCTACGAGCTTTTCAGAAAAATGGCGGACAACGGCTTCACCATACTTGAACTCAAGAGCGCAGAGATGAATCTGGAAGATATCTTCCTGAAACTTACTATGGGCGAGACTATCCCCGCTCTCGAAGAGAACAATGATGAGGAGGCTGAGAACTGA
- the ribF gene encoding riboflavin biosynthesis protein RibF — protein sequence MKDIDRGFSPEKGTVCALGLFDGVHRGHRLVINNALSLAEELGVRSAVFTFRTDTVTSKGHDGRIEMILSDEEKRRHFENMGVDLIYSPAFDELKGMSAEDFVKDILVGLLGCKAVVCGSDFRFGKGAEGDCNTLELYGRIYGIDVRVCDKLSYKGEEVSSTVIRECIRSGRIEQANELLGYIFGLRLVVEHGRQLGRQWNFPTINQVIPQGQIMPKFGVYATRVIIGDEEKFGVTNIGVKPTLKAHDAPLAETYILDFSGDLYGKEIEILLDKFIRPEKGFDSIEDLKTQIGKDTLKVREFYGL from the coding sequence TTGAAAGATATCGACAGGGGCTTTTCGCCCGAAAAAGGAACTGTCTGTGCGCTGGGGCTGTTTGACGGCGTACACAGGGGGCACAGGCTGGTCATAAACAATGCGCTGTCACTGGCGGAAGAGCTGGGCGTAAGGTCAGCGGTATTTACTTTCAGGACTGACACAGTGACTTCAAAGGGTCACGACGGCAGGATAGAAATGATACTCAGCGACGAGGAAAAGCGCAGGCATTTCGAGAATATGGGAGTAGACCTTATATACTCCCCTGCTTTTGACGAGCTGAAAGGTATGTCCGCCGAGGATTTTGTAAAGGATATACTGGTAGGACTTCTGGGCTGCAAAGCTGTGGTATGCGGCAGTGATTTCCGCTTCGGTAAAGGGGCGGAGGGCGACTGCAACACGCTGGAGCTTTACGGCAGGATATACGGCATAGATGTCAGGGTATGCGACAAGCTGAGCTACAAGGGCGAAGAAGTGAGCTCGACGGTGATACGCGAGTGCATACGCTCGGGCAGGATAGAGCAGGCAAATGAACTGCTGGGTTACATATTCGGGCTGAGACTTGTAGTTGAACACGGCAGACAGTTAGGCAGACAATGGAATTTCCCGACGATAAATCAGGTGATACCACAGGGGCAGATAATGCCGAAATTCGGGGTATACGCCACAAGGGTCATCATCGGAGACGAAGAGAAGTTCGGTGTGACGAACATCGGTGTTAAGCCTACACTGAAAGCTCACGATGCACCTCTGGCAGAAACTTACATCCTTGATTTTTCAGGCGACCTTTACGGAAAAGAAATAGAGATACTTCTTGACAAGTTCATACGTCCCGAAAAAGGATTCGACAGTATCGAAGATCTGAAAACGCAGATAGGCAAGGATACACTGAAAGTCAGGGAGTTTTACGGATTGTAA